A region from the Nostoc sp. HK-01 genome encodes:
- a CDS encoding zinc-containing alcohol dehydrogenase superfamily protein, whose protein sequence is MDVKAAVAYGAGQPLTIETVQLSGPQAGEVLVEIKASGVCHTDAYTLSGADPEGLFPAILGHEGAGVVVEVGAGVTSVKPGDHVIPLYTPECRQCEYCLSLKTNLCQAIRATQGRGVMPNGTSRFSIGGEMIHHYMGTSTFANYTVLPEIAVAKIREDAPFDKVCYIGCGVTTGIGAVIYTAKVEPGAKVIVFGLGGIGLNVIQGARMVGADMIVGVDINPSKRALAEKFGMTHFVNPDEVEGDLVSYLVDLTKGGADYTFECIGNVKVMRQALECCHKGWGVSVIIGVAGAGQEISTRPFQLVTGRVWKGSAFGGARGRTDVPKIVDWYMDGKINIDDLITHVMPIEEINHALELMHKGESIRSVVTF, encoded by the coding sequence GTGGATGTTAAAGCAGCAGTAGCTTACGGCGCGGGTCAGCCGCTAACTATCGAAACAGTGCAATTATCAGGGCCACAAGCAGGAGAAGTTTTAGTAGAAATTAAAGCTTCGGGAGTTTGTCACACCGATGCTTATACTCTGTCTGGTGCTGATCCTGAAGGTTTGTTTCCCGCAATTTTAGGTCATGAAGGGGCGGGTGTGGTAGTTGAAGTGGGTGCTGGTGTCACCAGTGTCAAACCCGGAGATCATGTCATCCCACTGTACACCCCAGAATGCCGTCAGTGTGAATATTGTCTCAGCCTCAAAACCAATCTCTGTCAAGCAATTCGCGCCACTCAAGGACGCGGCGTAATGCCCAACGGTACGAGTCGTTTTAGTATCGGTGGCGAAATGATTCATCATTATATGGGTACATCCACCTTTGCTAACTACACAGTATTACCAGAAATTGCTGTCGCCAAAATTCGAGAAGATGCCCCATTTGACAAGGTTTGTTACATTGGCTGCGGTGTCACCACAGGTATAGGTGCAGTGATTTATACCGCCAAAGTAGAACCAGGAGCCAAAGTTATCGTGTTTGGCTTGGGTGGTATTGGCTTAAACGTCATCCAAGGAGCGCGGATGGTAGGAGCCGATATGATTGTGGGGGTAGATATTAATCCCAGCAAGCGCGCCTTAGCCGAAAAGTTTGGGATGACGCACTTTGTTAATCCTGATGAAGTTGAAGGTGATTTAGTTAGTTATTTAGTTGACTTAACTAAAGGCGGTGCAGACTACACCTTTGAATGTATTGGCAATGTCAAAGTAATGCGTCAAGCTCTAGAATGCTGCCATAAAGGTTGGGGTGTGAGTGTCATTATTGGCGTAGCTGGCGCAGGACAAGAAATCAGCACACGTCCGTTTCAATTAGTCACAGGTAGAGTCTGGAAAGGTTCAGCCTTTGGTGGTGCAAGAGGACGCACAGATGTGCCGAAAATTGTTGATTGGTATATGGATGGCAAAATTAATATTGATGATTTAATTACCCATGTAATGCCAATTGAAGAAATTAATCATGCTTTAGAATTAATGCATAAAGGTGAATCTATTCGTAGTGTTGTAACGTTTTAG
- a CDS encoding serine/threonine kinase has translation MELDVRNKGKIPVSHHPDFSVQGYQVIRELARNHEAGRIVYLAYNCQSQQPVVIKEFSIDHETTDWSGSKTYEREIALLQQLEHPRIPRYINSFATAENFYLVQEYKQAISLKTKCSFSATEIKQIAISLLEILVYLQQQVDPIIHRDIKPENILVDEQLNAYLVDFGLARRQSTKIALTTLSTGTPGFIPPEEQFGYALTQASDLYSVGATLICLLTNTHTVKISDSSLQFPKLAPHLHPGFRSWLLTMVQPNGKDRYPNAAVALTALKSIPVTGKASILEILMAAIKLKKRTAMFALAVMGMGAVAVTTLVFSQPGGATQQLEESQSLIDFQ, from the coding sequence ATGGAGCTTGATGTGCGTAATAAAGGGAAAATTCCCGTCAGTCACCATCCAGATTTTTCTGTGCAAGGCTATCAAGTGATTCGAGAACTTGCACGTAATCACGAAGCTGGACGCATTGTTTACCTTGCTTATAATTGTCAATCTCAACAACCAGTAGTCATTAAAGAGTTCAGTATTGACCATGAAACTACTGATTGGTCAGGTTCAAAAACTTACGAACGTGAAATTGCTCTCTTACAGCAACTGGAACATCCTCGCATTCCTCGCTACATAAATTCTTTTGCAACCGCAGAGAATTTTTATTTAGTGCAAGAGTATAAGCAAGCTATATCTTTGAAAACAAAATGTAGTTTTTCGGCAACGGAAATTAAGCAGATAGCCATCTCACTCTTAGAAATTTTGGTTTATCTGCAACAGCAAGTTGACCCAATTATTCATCGGGATATTAAACCAGAAAATATTTTAGTTGATGAGCAACTCAATGCTTATTTAGTTGATTTTGGTTTGGCTCGCCGACAAAGTACCAAAATAGCTTTAACTACCTTATCCACAGGGACTCCTGGTTTTATTCCCCCAGAAGAACAGTTTGGTTATGCTTTGACACAGGCTTCAGATTTATATAGTGTTGGGGCAACATTGATTTGCTTACTCACTAATACTCATACCGTGAAAATTAGTGATAGCAGCTTACAATTTCCCAAATTAGCACCTCATCTTCATCCAGGTTTTCGTTCATGGTTGTTGACAATGGTGCAACCTAACGGGAAAGACCGCTATCCCAATGCAGCAGTTGCTTTAACAGCACTCAAGTCAATTCCCGTTACGGGTAAGGCTTCTATTCTCGAAATTTTAATGGCTGCGATTAAGTTGAAAAAACGCACAGCTATGTTTGCTTTAGCTGTTATGGGGATGGGCGCAGTAGCAGTCACAACATTAGTTTTTTCTCAACCCGGTGGTGCAACCCAGCAGTTAGAAGAAAGCCAATCTTTAATTGATTTCCAGTAA
- a CDS encoding putative 16S rRNA processing protein, which yields MNSEETKKPKNSRKSQGKKKSKKTPSPNANPKSTIQNLKLDDWLAIGKIVAPQGLAGELRVYPETDFPERFEVPGTRWMLRPGQTELQTIELLDGRYVEGKNLYVITIAGVETRNQAEELRDCRLFVPESDRPELGEDEYHVVDLIGLAVYLQASGELLGKVVDVIPAGNDLLEVELLNHEKANKKVLIPFVKEITPVVDLASRRVEILPPPGLLEIN from the coding sequence ATGAATAGCGAAGAGACAAAAAAACCGAAGAATAGTAGGAAATCACAGGGCAAGAAAAAAAGCAAAAAAACTCCATCCCCAAATGCTAATCCAAAATCAACAATCCAAAATCTAAAATTAGATGATTGGTTGGCAATTGGGAAAATTGTTGCGCCTCAAGGGTTGGCTGGGGAATTGCGAGTGTATCCAGAAACGGATTTTCCCGAACGCTTTGAAGTACCGGGAACACGTTGGATGTTGCGTCCTGGCCAAACAGAACTACAAACTATAGAATTATTAGATGGTCGTTACGTCGAGGGCAAAAATTTATACGTGATTACCATAGCTGGCGTAGAAACGCGCAACCAAGCTGAGGAATTACGTGATTGTCGGTTATTTGTCCCAGAAAGCGATCGCCCCGAATTAGGCGAAGATGAATATCATGTTGTCGATTTAATTGGTTTGGCAGTTTATCTACAAGCATCCGGTGAACTGTTGGGGAAAGTGGTAGATGTGATCCCCGCAGGTAATGATTTATTAGAAGTGGAATTACTCAATCATGAAAAAGCCAACAAAAAAGTTTTAATTCCCTTTGTCAAGGAAATTACACCCGTCGTAGACCTAGCATCTCGGCGCGTGGAAATTCTACCGCCGCCAGGTTTACTGGAAATCAATTAA
- a CDS encoding alpha/beta hydrolase fold protein, whose amino-acid sequence MTGTTQQLPSTTLEKFFWTWQGHKIQYTVMGTGKPLVLVHGFGASIGHWRKNIPVLADAGYKVYAVDLLGFGGSDKPPLNYSVEIWVELLKDFWTAHIQEPAVFIGNSIGALISLIVLTEHPEISAGGVLINSAGGLSHRPHELNPPLRIVMATFNKVVRSPITGKFVFNRIRQKAQIRRTLYQVYRDRAAVTDELVDLLYTPSCDPGAQQVFASILTAPPGPSPEELLPKVERPLLVIWGADDPWTPITGAKIYEEARANGKDIKIVPIPNAGHCPHDEVPELVNTQMINWLTQI is encoded by the coding sequence ATGACTGGAACCACACAGCAGTTACCTTCAACTACTTTAGAAAAATTCTTTTGGACTTGGCAGGGGCATAAAATTCAATATACTGTCATGGGTACAGGCAAGCCTTTAGTTTTGGTTCACGGCTTTGGGGCTTCTATCGGACACTGGCGCAAGAATATTCCCGTGTTAGCTGATGCTGGTTACAAGGTATATGCAGTGGATTTGTTGGGTTTTGGCGGTTCCGATAAACCGCCGCTGAATTACTCTGTAGAAATCTGGGTGGAATTACTCAAAGATTTTTGGACAGCGCATATTCAAGAACCTGCGGTGTTTATTGGTAACTCCATTGGCGCACTGATTAGCTTGATAGTGTTAACAGAACATCCAGAAATTAGCGCTGGTGGGGTTTTGATTAATTCGGCGGGTGGGTTGAGTCATCGTCCCCACGAATTGAACCCACCATTACGCATTGTGATGGCGACTTTTAATAAAGTAGTGCGATCGCCTATTACTGGTAAATTTGTTTTTAACCGCATTCGCCAAAAAGCCCAAATTCGCCGCACCTTGTACCAAGTTTACCGCGATCGCGCCGCTGTCACTGATGAATTAGTTGATTTACTTTATACACCCTCTTGTGATCCGGGAGCGCAACAAGTTTTTGCATCTATCCTGACTGCACCTCCTGGCCCTAGCCCAGAGGAACTTTTACCCAAAGTGGAACGTCCTTTATTAGTGATTTGGGGTGCTGATGATCCCTGGACACCAATTACTGGGGCGAAGATTTACGAAGAGGCGCGGGCGAATGGCAAAGATATCAAAATTGTTCCCATTCCTAACGCCGGTCATTGTCCTCACGATGAAGTTCCAGAGCTTGTCAACACTCAAATGATTAATTGGTTAACACAAATCTGA
- a CDS encoding S-layer domain-containing protein: MKHIKTRSLAHLSQVIVAATSVAMLSPIFSAAAAPRFSTTIAQTPVNSTSQQLLADELSSNSSDLPESVKVAVLQDISDRTGTKTSALRVVKAQQQTWSDGCLGLKADDNCSQAIVPGWHVVVANVKQVWVYRTDESGSVAKLDEESTQSLTTLISRRETSTRQTSGTAIKRTVLAQRSTEVSAASTAVKAKKTGFSLAILQASGDFPEVIARISVKSKRHKDFLKERFLGDYKYKLKHKAKFVKGIKAGDRVVVRLYDTQNRFIGYSEFECLSAFSSVNLVLSANPSEYQVVRTVYGVDADEDGTIDSGTSTYDYFTQVSDQRVTFLSSSQTVNVSQFEAEGLSSVATNSVYSSSFTSGKFALARQTINTFSYNLAEALKAEPGRLVELNEVSDDDSSSYDIGQMMMSYRAIGVAQGIQVKFSDVSTNHWANDFIAELSALQVIQGFPDGTFRPDEQVTRAQFAAMISQAFEKVNIRQAVSFRDVTTKYWAYSAIREAYSTGFLGISGNKFNPTQALSRLEVLLSLARGLNYTFSGSTESILAAYSDAATIRSDVRNAIAALTERGIVVNYPNVQTLNADKVATRAEVVALIYKALVSTGEAAEINSQYAVEQTQQQAEVEENSVTEDRKLRRHCNQGIGNGSEGCDPGNSHPHGGSNDEGGRTPGRR; the protein is encoded by the coding sequence ATGAAACACATAAAAACTCGTTCTTTAGCTCATTTGAGTCAAGTGATTGTTGCTGCAACTTCTGTAGCAATGTTATCGCCAATCTTTTCAGCAGCCGCAGCTCCTCGGTTCTCTACCACCATTGCACAAACACCTGTTAACTCCACAAGCCAACAACTGTTAGCTGATGAGTTAAGCAGCAATAGCTCAGACTTGCCAGAATCAGTAAAAGTTGCTGTTTTACAGGATATTTCCGATCGCACAGGTACAAAAACTTCTGCTTTACGTGTCGTTAAAGCCCAACAGCAAACTTGGTCTGATGGCTGTTTAGGTTTAAAAGCGGATGACAACTGCTCTCAAGCAATAGTACCTGGCTGGCACGTAGTGGTTGCCAACGTCAAGCAAGTTTGGGTATACCGGACTGATGAATCGGGAAGTGTCGCCAAATTAGATGAAGAGTCTACCCAGAGCTTGACAACATTGATTAGTCGTCGAGAAACTAGCACTCGTCAAACCAGTGGAACTGCTATCAAACGCACAGTGCTTGCTCAACGCAGTACCGAAGTTAGTGCTGCTAGTACAGCAGTCAAGGCGAAAAAGACAGGTTTTAGCCTCGCTATTTTGCAAGCATCTGGTGACTTTCCGGAAGTAATTGCTCGTATTTCTGTAAAATCAAAACGCCACAAGGACTTCTTAAAAGAAAGATTTTTGGGTGATTACAAATACAAACTGAAGCACAAGGCGAAATTTGTTAAAGGTATCAAAGCAGGCGATCGCGTAGTTGTCAGACTATACGACACTCAAAACCGTTTTATTGGCTACAGCGAATTTGAATGTTTGTCAGCATTCAGTAGCGTGAACTTAGTTTTGTCTGCTAATCCCAGTGAATATCAAGTTGTCCGCACTGTCTACGGAGTTGATGCTGATGAAGACGGCACAATAGACTCTGGGACTAGCACTTATGACTATTTCACCCAAGTTAGCGACCAACGAGTAACTTTCCTTAGCAGTTCCCAAACTGTTAATGTTAGTCAGTTTGAGGCAGAAGGTTTATCATCCGTTGCCACAAATAGCGTTTACTCTTCTTCTTTTACTAGCGGGAAATTCGCCTTAGCTCGTCAAACAATTAACACTTTTAGTTACAACTTAGCAGAAGCGTTAAAAGCTGAACCCGGTCGCTTAGTAGAACTCAATGAAGTCAGCGATGATGATAGTTCTAGTTATGACATCGGTCAAATGATGATGAGTTACCGCGCCATCGGCGTAGCTCAAGGTATCCAGGTTAAATTTAGCGATGTCTCAACTAACCACTGGGCTAATGACTTTATTGCAGAGTTGTCAGCTTTGCAAGTAATTCAAGGTTTTCCTGATGGTACTTTCCGCCCCGATGAACAAGTGACTCGCGCCCAATTTGCGGCAATGATTAGTCAAGCCTTTGAAAAGGTCAATATTCGTCAAGCCGTGAGCTTTAGAGATGTAACTACAAAATATTGGGCTTACAGTGCCATCCGTGAAGCTTATTCTACAGGCTTTTTAGGAATTTCTGGGAATAAATTCAATCCCACCCAAGCCTTATCTCGTTTGGAAGTGCTGCTATCGTTAGCACGCGGGCTAAACTATACCTTTAGCGGTTCCACAGAGTCAATTTTGGCTGCTTACTCTGACGCTGCAACTATTCGGAGTGATGTGCGAAATGCGATCGCTGCACTGACAGAACGAGGTATTGTTGTTAATTATCCCAATGTTCAGACTCTCAATGCTGACAAGGTAGCTACACGAGCCGAAGTTGTGGCTTTGATATATAAAGCGTTAGTCAGCACTGGCGAAGCTGCTGAAATTAACTCTCAGTATGCTGTTGAACAAACACAGCAGCAAGCTGAAGTGGAAGAAAATAGTGTCACTGAAGATAGAAAACTCCGCCGTCATTGTAACCAAGGCATTGGTAATGGTTCTGAAGGCTGTGATCCAGGTAACTCCCATCCTCACGGTGGTAGTAACGACGAAGGTGGTAGAACTCCCGGTAGAAGGTAA
- the avtA gene encoding valine--pyruvate transaminase, which produces MNPALTKIGAQMSNLTGVRAIMKDIVETLQASQGQELINLSAGNPLILPEVEQLWRDATAELLASSEYGEVVCRYGASQGYAPLIEAIANDFNKRYGLNLTSRNILITPGSQSLYFYAANAFGGYDIDGGLRQIVLPLSPDYTGYGGVCLYPEALIAYKPTLDIDAANHKFKYRPDFSQLSVSEQTGCIIFSRPCNPTGNVLTADEVHKITALAANYNVPVLIDSAYAPPFPALNFTEMEPIFGENIIHCMSLSKAGLPGERIGVAIGDEKFIQVLESFQTNLCIHASRYGQAIASRAINSGKLVDIAAQVIRPFYQNKFAVLENTLDTAMPKDLPWFLHRGEGAIFAWLWLKDLPTTDWEFYQELKKVGVIVVPGSTFFPGLQEEWPHKHQCLRISLTGSDAEIVSGMQRLAKVAEQVYQQAAVSA; this is translated from the coding sequence ATGAACCCTGCCCTAACGAAAATTGGCGCTCAAATGTCCAACCTCACTGGTGTACGAGCGATTATGAAGGACATTGTAGAAACGTTACAAGCGAGTCAGGGGCAGGAATTAATTAATTTGAGTGCGGGAAATCCGTTGATTTTGCCAGAGGTGGAACAGTTGTGGCGGGATGCAACAGCAGAACTGCTGGCTAGTTCGGAATATGGAGAAGTGGTTTGTCGATATGGCGCAAGTCAAGGTTATGCGCCATTAATTGAAGCGATCGCTAATGACTTCAATAAACGCTATGGTTTAAACTTAACCTCTCGCAATATCTTAATTACTCCCGGTAGCCAAAGCCTTTATTTCTACGCTGCTAATGCCTTTGGTGGCTATGACATTGATGGTGGACTGCGACAAATTGTTTTACCACTGAGTCCCGACTACACAGGTTATGGCGGTGTGTGTTTGTATCCAGAGGCTTTAATTGCTTACAAACCAACACTAGATATAGACGCAGCTAACCACAAGTTTAAATATCGCCCCGATTTTAGCCAATTGTCGGTGTCTGAACAAACTGGTTGTATTATCTTTTCCCGTCCTTGTAACCCCACTGGTAACGTCCTCACAGCCGATGAAGTGCATAAAATTACTGCCCTAGCTGCAAATTACAATGTACCTGTGTTGATTGATTCTGCTTACGCGCCTCCCTTCCCAGCTTTGAACTTCACAGAGATGGAGCCAATATTTGGGGAAAATATTATTCACTGCATGAGTTTATCCAAAGCTGGTTTACCAGGGGAACGCATTGGTGTAGCAATTGGGGATGAAAAGTTTATTCAAGTGTTGGAGTCCTTCCAGACAAACTTGTGTATTCATGCTTCTCGTTATGGACAAGCGATCGCCTCTCGTGCCATCAACTCCGGTAAGCTGGTAGATATAGCTGCCCAAGTTATTCGTCCTTTTTATCAAAACAAATTTGCAGTTCTGGAAAATACTCTAGACACTGCTATGCCAAAAGATTTACCTTGGTTCCTCCACCGTGGTGAAGGCGCAATCTTTGCATGGTTATGGTTAAAAGATTTACCCACCACTGATTGGGAATTTTACCAAGAACTCAAAAAAGTTGGAGTCATAGTTGTTCCTGGTAGTACCTTCTTCCCCGGTTTACAAGAAGAATGGCCACACAAACATCAATGCTTACGCATTAGCTTGACAGGTAGTGATGCGGAGATTGTATCTGGTATGCAGCGTCTCGCCAAAGTAGCAGAGCAAGTTTATCAGCAGGCGGCGGTGAGTGCGTAA
- a CDS encoding MscS mechanosensitive ion channel: protein MTQWILPIALIVVSLITGIVCEKFLFKNFKKIIFQKNIPGSRIIFQALHHVTFIWFILAGLSSALVAAPNINPELKLLLQRIITITFLLSATLVASRLTAGFVNLFTRKTEGVSASLISNLAKTAVLILGTLIILQTLGVEITPIVTTLGIGGIAVGLALQDTLANLFSGFYLIISKQVRTGDYVKLDAGHEGYVTDINWRNTTIKELSNNVVIVPNSKLASAIFINYHLPAKEITLTMNVGVSYDSDLEQVEKVTVEVAKEVMREIAPELMENQPYIRFHTFGDFSIDFTLYMRVSEYFDQRMGKHLFVKKLHKRYQELGISIPFPIRDVYVQNNSN from the coding sequence ATGACGCAATGGATTTTACCGATCGCACTTATTGTAGTCAGCTTGATCACTGGAATAGTTTGTGAAAAATTTTTGTTCAAAAATTTCAAAAAAATCATTTTTCAGAAAAATATTCCTGGAAGCAGAATCATTTTTCAAGCTTTACATCATGTAACTTTTATTTGGTTTATTTTGGCAGGTTTGTCATCAGCTTTAGTGGCTGCACCTAATATTAATCCAGAATTAAAACTGCTGCTCCAAAGAATTATCACAATTACTTTTCTACTTTCAGCCACATTAGTTGCATCCAGGCTAACTGCTGGTTTTGTAAATTTATTTACTCGTAAAACCGAAGGCGTTTCAGCTTCACTAATTTCTAATCTTGCTAAAACCGCCGTTTTAATTTTAGGTACATTAATTATCTTACAAACACTAGGTGTAGAAATTACACCCATAGTCACCACTTTAGGAATTGGTGGTATTGCTGTTGGTTTAGCACTACAAGATACTTTAGCAAATTTATTTTCGGGTTTTTATCTAATTATTTCTAAACAAGTTAGAACTGGAGATTATGTCAAACTAGATGCTGGACATGAAGGTTACGTTACAGATATTAATTGGCGGAATACTACTATTAAAGAGCTTTCCAATAATGTAGTGATTGTTCCTAATTCTAAATTAGCATCGGCAATTTTTATCAACTATCATTTACCTGCTAAAGAAATCACTTTAACAATGAATGTTGGCGTGAGTTACGACAGTGATTTAGAACAAGTCGAGAAAGTAACTGTCGAAGTTGCAAAAGAAGTGATGCGAGAGATTGCACCGGAATTAATGGAAAATCAGCCATATATTCGATTTCATACTTTTGGCGATTTTAGTATAGATTTTACTCTTTATATGCGGGTGAGTGAATATTTTGATCAAAGAATGGGTAAGCATTTATTTGTCAAGAAATTGCATAAACGTTATCAAGAGTTAGGGATTTCCATTCCATTTCCTATTCGGGATGTTTATGTGCAGAATAATTCAAATTAA
- a CDS encoding histone deacetylase/AcuC/AphA family protein — MHLPIIYHPNYVAPLPEGHRFPMSKFSKLYELLLKDGVAQAEQFHTPQLPPQDLIELVHTPDYVRAYCEGTLDAKAQRRIGLPWSPALVNRTCVAVGGTILTAQMALAQGLACNTAGGTHHAFPSYGSGFCIFNDLAIASRVLQKLGLVQKILIVDLDVHQGDGTAFIFGDDASVFTFSMHCEVNFPGTKQHSDLDIPLPVGMEDDAYLQTLAKYLPDLLSHVQPDLIFYDAGVDPHICDRLGKLALTDTGLFRREMQVLTTCVSAGYPVACVIGGGYADDMQSLVWRHSLLHRAASEVYRQYRL; from the coding sequence ATGCACTTGCCCATAATTTATCACCCAAATTATGTTGCACCTTTACCGGAAGGGCATCGTTTCCCGATGTCTAAGTTTAGTAAATTGTATGAATTATTACTCAAGGATGGTGTAGCACAGGCAGAACAGTTTCACACTCCACAACTTCCGCCGCAAGATTTGATTGAGTTAGTGCATACGCCAGATTATGTTAGAGCATATTGTGAGGGAACCCTTGATGCGAAAGCACAACGTCGTATTGGCTTGCCTTGGAGTCCAGCTTTAGTGAATCGTACCTGTGTAGCGGTTGGTGGTACGATACTGACTGCCCAGATGGCTTTAGCGCAGGGTTTAGCTTGCAATACAGCTGGCGGAACTCATCATGCTTTTCCCAGTTATGGATCTGGTTTTTGTATTTTCAATGATTTAGCGATCGCATCTCGTGTTTTGCAAAAACTGGGGCTGGTGCAGAAAATCTTGATTGTCGATTTGGATGTGCATCAAGGAGACGGTACGGCTTTTATTTTTGGTGATGATGCAAGTGTGTTTACTTTCTCAATGCACTGTGAAGTCAATTTTCCCGGTACAAAACAACACAGTGATTTAGATATTCCTCTCCCTGTAGGAATGGAAGATGATGCTTATTTACAAACTTTGGCAAAATATTTGCCAGATTTGTTATCTCATGTCCAGCCCGATTTAATATTTTACGACGCAGGTGTTGATCCCCATATATGCGATCGCTTGGGCAAATTGGCTTTAACTGATACTGGCCTTTTCCGCCGCGAAATGCAGGTTTTAACTACCTGTGTCAGTGCAGGTTATCCAGTCGCCTGTGTAATTGGTGGTGGATACGCCGATGATATGCAATCTTTAGTATGGCGACATTCTCTGTTGCATCGTGCCGCTAGTGAAGTTTACCGACAGTATAGACTTTAG